A single region of the Vicia villosa cultivar HV-30 ecotype Madison, WI linkage group LG4, Vvil1.0, whole genome shotgun sequence genome encodes:
- the LOC131594606 gene encoding BTB/POZ domain-containing protein At1g04390-like isoform X2 produces MIHSTTKSAKEKENDRGISSHILTLHRRLLHALNLGTRYFDDKTNRWKWQCVNIEVQKNVLRSISAFLDSIAGDARAIRHSIVKESAADILGALLWILQCKSEPLLSMASNVAVKLVSVLPSQQLQLRLLDLVYCLSSLLSSHQVEVAIPSATALNLIISNLSATSEKAVIEALKETEISVCIVQNIKDCGGKKIEYFLEMASLLSTVLLRWSSSRFPVCNDVELMKVLANMHIKTDSSIKLVLLKLYTSLALCDSVVQKLIEGGKVFLQMIVQAMGKSNPHDVRIEGFRLAQCLLRSQENCLKVMDLCGEALVDAIICGMRETGPSSKKIENNYGSVLVEACKLALITRWAGDHHIRFWKQGIDKVLLSLLIENIHDQSTELVLSLEKQISMVKEGLKVNYHVAVRSYVWNILGWLVIHCSENSNPYSYTHESELHINLLIMCACFTFVDAIQKWCRICQNDVDDNFQSEPVSRAVLMMIYSPCNYISSHARFVLSDILKVKGDPCLKNSLHTIDYLSSLKSYSSFDKLQLVINLIGLTCLTSLPQYQRCIIESRGIKAVVLLVQRCLSNDVHMERSEVAPHLHTVFHKRSCCWTGKGGWEGSNILLFYGLWGIAEFLHQCCLLPDNPQQFTREVTNINTELVNKLHDICSSTSFSPGVKWYVSYILSYFGFYGFPNEFSKRIGKSLNKEEYADLRLIVANGDSVSVHGVILAVRCPSLLPSQVLSSSKSSKEITDCFVRETVREVRYSSHVDYEALLLLLEYVYLGHLHAAEEETVKKLKVLAKRCNLQPLLQLLCRQSPKWDAPFPSFNLTSSPDSAGSYFLFIPHFSKRVTFLKGLLTGKLLLRFAT; encoded by the exons ATGATTCATTCCACTACGAAATCAGCCAAAGAGAAAGAAAACGATCGCGGCATCAGTTCGCACATCCTCACCCTCCATCGCCGTCTTCTCCACGCCTTAAACCTCGGAACCAG ATACTTTGATGACAAGACAAATAGATGGAAGTGGCAGTGCGTTAACATTGAAGTGCAGAAAAATGTACTCCGATCAATTTCTGCGTTTCTTGATTCTATTGCAGGTGATGCACGTGCCATACGTCATTCCATTGTTAAG GAATCTGCTGCTGATATTTTGGGAGCATTGTTATGGATTCTTCAATGCAAAAGTGAGCCCTTGTTAAGCATGGCATCAAATGTGGCTGTGAAGTTAGTTAGTGTTTTACCGAGCCAACAGTTGCAATTGCGATTGTTGGATCTTGTCTATTGTCTATCATCCTTGCTATCTTCACATCAAGTAGAAGTTGCAATACCTTCTGCTACTGCTTTGAATTTGATAATCTCAAATCTGAGTGCTACGAGTGAGAAGGCTGTTATTGAAGCACTGAAAGAAACAGAGATTTCCGTTTGTATTGTTCAAAATATAAAAGACTGTGGTGGGAAGAAAATTGAATATTTTCTGGAGATGGCTTCACTTTTGAGTACAGTACTGTTGAGGTGGTCTTCATCTAGGTTCCCTGTTTGTAATGATGTTGAACTTATGAAAGTTTTAGCAAACATGCATATAAAGACAGATAGTTCCATTAAACTTGTTCTTCTAAAGCTGTACACATCTTTAG CTTTATGTGATTCTGTAGTGCAAAAACTCATCGAGGGTGGAAAAGTATTTCTACAAATGATTGTGCAGGCGATGGGAAAATCAAACCCTCATGATGTTCGGATAGAGGGGTTTCGGCTTGCTCAATGTCTATTG AGATCCCAAGAAAATTGTTTAAAAGTGATGGATTTGTGTGGTGAAGCCCTTGTTGATGCCATAATTTGTGGGATGAGAGAGACAGGTCCGTCTTCCAAAAAAATTGAGAACAACTATGGTTCTGTATTAGTGGAAGCATGTAAGCTGGCTCTAATTACTCGTTGGGCTGGCGACCATCATATCAGGTTTTGGAAACAAGGAATTGATAAAGTCCTCCTTAGTCTTCTGATTGAAAATATTCATGATCAATCAACTGAACTTGTCTTGTCATTGGAAAAACAAATATCCATGGTGAAAGAGGGACTGAAAGTTAATTATCACGTTGCTGTGAGGAGTTACGTGTGGAACATTCTTGGGTGGCTTGTAATTCattgttcagaaaattcaaaccCTTACAGTTATACGCATGAGAGTGAACTCCACATCAACTTACTGATTATGTGTGCATG CTTCACTTTTGTGGATGCAATTCAAAAATGGTGCCGGATATGTCAAAATGACGTTGATGATAATTTTCAAAGTGAACCAGTATCAAGGGCTGTTCTAATGATGATTTATTCTCCATGTAATTATATTTCTTCACATGCTAGATTTGTATTATCTGATATACTAAAGGTCAAAGGCGATCCATGCTTGAAAAATTCACTACATACCATAGATTATTTATCATCTTTGAAAAGCTATAGTTCATTTGATAAACTTCAACTTGTTATTAACTTAATTGGGTTAACTTGTCTTACAAGTTTACCACAGTATCAAAGATGTATCATAGAAAGCAGAGGGATAAAGGCTGTTGTTCTTCTTGTCCAACGATGCTTAAGTAATGATGTTCATATGGAAAGGTCTGAAGTTGCTCCTCATTTGCATACTGTATTCCATAAAAGGTCTTGTTGCTGGACTGGTAAAGGAGGCTGGGAAGGTTCCAATATCCTTTTATTTTATGGTCTGTGGGGCATAGCTGAATTTCTTCATCAGTGTTGCCTTTTACCAGACAATCCTCAGCAATTTACTAGAGAGGTGACAAACATTAACACTGAATTagttaacaaacttcatgatatCTGTAGTAGCACCTCTTTCAGTCCTGGAGTGAAATGGTATGTTTCTTATATTCTAAGTTATTTTGgattttatggtttcccaaatgaATTTTCCAAAAGGATCGGGAAATCTCTTAATAAGGAAGAATATGCAGATTTGCGACTCATTGTAGCAAATGGGGATTCTGTGAGTGTTCATGGTGTTATTCTTGCTGTTCGATGTCCATCACTTCTACCTTCTCAAGTGTTATCTAGTAGTAAGAGTTCTAAAGAAATAACAGATTGTTTTGTTAGAGAGACCGTGAGAGAAGTTCGCTATTCTTCTCATGTTGATTATGAAGCGTTGTTGTTATTATTGGAATATGTGTATTTGGGACACTTGCATGCAGCAGAAGAAGAAACTGTAAAGAAGCTCAAAGTTCTTGCTAAGCGTTGCAATCTACAACCTCTCTTGCAACTGCTTTGTAGACAATCTCCAAAGTGGGACGCACCTTTCCCCAGCTTTAATCTTACTTCATCTCCTGATTCAGCTGGAAGTTATTTTTT GTTCATTCCGCATTTTTCAAAGAGAGTTACTTTTCTGAAAGGACTATTAACTGGGAAACTGTTGCTGAGATTTGCTACCTAA
- the LOC131594606 gene encoding BTB/POZ domain-containing protein At1g04390-like isoform X1 encodes MIHSTTKSAKEKENDRGISSHILTLHRRLLHALNLGTRYFDDKTNRWKWQCVNIEVQKNVLRSISAFLDSIAGDARAIRHSIVKESAADILGALLWILQCKSEPLLSMASNVAVKLVSVLPSQQLQLRLLDLVYCLSSLLSSHQVEVAIPSATALNLIISNLSATSEKAVIEALKETEISVCIVQNIKDCGGKKIEYFLEMASLLSTVLLRWSSSRFPVCNDVELMKVLANMHIKTDSSIKLVLLKLYTSLALCDSVVQKLIEGGKVFLQMIVQAMGKSNPHDVRIEGFRLAQCLLRSQENCLKVMDLCGEALVDAIICGMRETGPSSKKIENNYGSVLVEACKLALITRWAGDHHIRFWKQGIDKVLLSLLIENIHDQSTELVLSLEKQISMVKEGLKVNYHVAVRSYVWNILGWLVIHCSENSNPYSYTHESELHINLLIMCACFTFVDAIQKWCRICQNDVDDNFQSEPVSRAVLMMIYSPCNYISSHARFVLSDILKVKGDPCLKNSLHTIDYLSSLKSYSSFDKLQLVINLIGLTCLTSLPQYQRCIIESRGIKAVVLLVQRCLSNDVHMERSEVAPHLHTVFHKRSCCWTGKGGWEGSNILLFYGLWGIAEFLHQCCLLPDNPQQFTREVTNINTELVNKLHDICSSTSFSPGVKWYVSYILSYFGFYGFPNEFSKRIGKSLNKEEYADLRLIVANGDSVSVHGVILAVRCPSLLPSQVLSSSKSSKEITDCFVRETVREVRYSSHVDYEALLLLLEYVYLGHLHAAEEETVKKLKVLAKRCNLQPLLQLLCRQSPKWDAPFPSFNLTSSPDSAGSYFFDVIMEPKSNEFVGCTCNLCPHPVPHLHAHKVILQSGCDYLQGLFRSGMQESHSQVIKVDISWEALVKLVHWFYSDELPNPPSGCLWVNMDDQEKLFHLQQYVELCWLGEFWILESIQEACWNAIMSCLGSSKQLSIKIIKMAYNLSLWKLVDIAANLMAPSYRQLRDSGELEEFDEALVHFIYSASIELNHEGEKRFR; translated from the exons ATGATTCATTCCACTACGAAATCAGCCAAAGAGAAAGAAAACGATCGCGGCATCAGTTCGCACATCCTCACCCTCCATCGCCGTCTTCTCCACGCCTTAAACCTCGGAACCAG ATACTTTGATGACAAGACAAATAGATGGAAGTGGCAGTGCGTTAACATTGAAGTGCAGAAAAATGTACTCCGATCAATTTCTGCGTTTCTTGATTCTATTGCAGGTGATGCACGTGCCATACGTCATTCCATTGTTAAG GAATCTGCTGCTGATATTTTGGGAGCATTGTTATGGATTCTTCAATGCAAAAGTGAGCCCTTGTTAAGCATGGCATCAAATGTGGCTGTGAAGTTAGTTAGTGTTTTACCGAGCCAACAGTTGCAATTGCGATTGTTGGATCTTGTCTATTGTCTATCATCCTTGCTATCTTCACATCAAGTAGAAGTTGCAATACCTTCTGCTACTGCTTTGAATTTGATAATCTCAAATCTGAGTGCTACGAGTGAGAAGGCTGTTATTGAAGCACTGAAAGAAACAGAGATTTCCGTTTGTATTGTTCAAAATATAAAAGACTGTGGTGGGAAGAAAATTGAATATTTTCTGGAGATGGCTTCACTTTTGAGTACAGTACTGTTGAGGTGGTCTTCATCTAGGTTCCCTGTTTGTAATGATGTTGAACTTATGAAAGTTTTAGCAAACATGCATATAAAGACAGATAGTTCCATTAAACTTGTTCTTCTAAAGCTGTACACATCTTTAG CTTTATGTGATTCTGTAGTGCAAAAACTCATCGAGGGTGGAAAAGTATTTCTACAAATGATTGTGCAGGCGATGGGAAAATCAAACCCTCATGATGTTCGGATAGAGGGGTTTCGGCTTGCTCAATGTCTATTG AGATCCCAAGAAAATTGTTTAAAAGTGATGGATTTGTGTGGTGAAGCCCTTGTTGATGCCATAATTTGTGGGATGAGAGAGACAGGTCCGTCTTCCAAAAAAATTGAGAACAACTATGGTTCTGTATTAGTGGAAGCATGTAAGCTGGCTCTAATTACTCGTTGGGCTGGCGACCATCATATCAGGTTTTGGAAACAAGGAATTGATAAAGTCCTCCTTAGTCTTCTGATTGAAAATATTCATGATCAATCAACTGAACTTGTCTTGTCATTGGAAAAACAAATATCCATGGTGAAAGAGGGACTGAAAGTTAATTATCACGTTGCTGTGAGGAGTTACGTGTGGAACATTCTTGGGTGGCTTGTAATTCattgttcagaaaattcaaaccCTTACAGTTATACGCATGAGAGTGAACTCCACATCAACTTACTGATTATGTGTGCATG CTTCACTTTTGTGGATGCAATTCAAAAATGGTGCCGGATATGTCAAAATGACGTTGATGATAATTTTCAAAGTGAACCAGTATCAAGGGCTGTTCTAATGATGATTTATTCTCCATGTAATTATATTTCTTCACATGCTAGATTTGTATTATCTGATATACTAAAGGTCAAAGGCGATCCATGCTTGAAAAATTCACTACATACCATAGATTATTTATCATCTTTGAAAAGCTATAGTTCATTTGATAAACTTCAACTTGTTATTAACTTAATTGGGTTAACTTGTCTTACAAGTTTACCACAGTATCAAAGATGTATCATAGAAAGCAGAGGGATAAAGGCTGTTGTTCTTCTTGTCCAACGATGCTTAAGTAATGATGTTCATATGGAAAGGTCTGAAGTTGCTCCTCATTTGCATACTGTATTCCATAAAAGGTCTTGTTGCTGGACTGGTAAAGGAGGCTGGGAAGGTTCCAATATCCTTTTATTTTATGGTCTGTGGGGCATAGCTGAATTTCTTCATCAGTGTTGCCTTTTACCAGACAATCCTCAGCAATTTACTAGAGAGGTGACAAACATTAACACTGAATTagttaacaaacttcatgatatCTGTAGTAGCACCTCTTTCAGTCCTGGAGTGAAATGGTATGTTTCTTATATTCTAAGTTATTTTGgattttatggtttcccaaatgaATTTTCCAAAAGGATCGGGAAATCTCTTAATAAGGAAGAATATGCAGATTTGCGACTCATTGTAGCAAATGGGGATTCTGTGAGTGTTCATGGTGTTATTCTTGCTGTTCGATGTCCATCACTTCTACCTTCTCAAGTGTTATCTAGTAGTAAGAGTTCTAAAGAAATAACAGATTGTTTTGTTAGAGAGACCGTGAGAGAAGTTCGCTATTCTTCTCATGTTGATTATGAAGCGTTGTTGTTATTATTGGAATATGTGTATTTGGGACACTTGCATGCAGCAGAAGAAGAAACTGTAAAGAAGCTCAAAGTTCTTGCTAAGCGTTGCAATCTACAACCTCTCTTGCAACTGCTTTGTAGACAATCTCCAAAGTGGGACGCACCTTTCCCCAGCTTTAATCTTACTTCATCTCCTGATTCAGCTGGAAGTTATTTTTT TGATGTCATAATGGAACCTAAATCGAATGAGTTTGTTGGATGTACATGTAATTTATGTCCTCACCCAGTACCGCATTTGCATGCTCACAAAGTTATATTGCAGTCTGGCTGTGACTATTTACAGGGTTTGTTCAGATCAGGAATGCAAGAGAG TCATTCACAAGTCATAAAGGTTGATATTAGCTGGGAAGCATTGGTTAAACTAGTACATTGGTTTTACTCTGATGAGCTGCCGAATCCTCCTTCTGGTTGTTTGTGGGTTAACATGGATGATCAAGAAAAGCTATTCCATTTGCAGCAATATGTGGAGCTTTGTTGGCTTGGTGAGTTCTGGATTTTGGAAAGTATTCAGGAAGCCTGCTGGAATGCGATTATGTCTTGTCTTGGCTCTTCTAAGCAGTTGtccattaaaataattaaaatggctTATAACCTCTCTTTGTGGAAGTTGGTTGACATTGCTGCAAATCTCATGGCTCCTTCGTATAGGCAATTACGGGATTCTGGTGAACTTGAAGAATTTGATGAAGCACTAGTTCACTTCATTTATTCTGCTTCTATTGAACTTAACCATGAAGGTGAAAAACGCTTTAGGTGA